The Zerene cesonia ecotype Mississippi chromosome 19, Zerene_cesonia_1.1, whole genome shotgun sequence genome has a window encoding:
- the LOC119834405 gene encoding uncharacterized protein LOC119834405 produces the protein MLRFGLLLLLVTVSKQLSISDFNVQSPVKKGDDVLLQCRYKLDQGESDKALFVKWWFTPMNGSSDDRSQIYQRIVGHDPVSIHHDMKIVENDDILLLNVSVKDSGTYECEVSNIEEVRLYRDLIVYTTGSGVELDISRTEDGPDEDEDEDVVIMCYATDVSPYPDLTVTVNGDAINSSKAVITNPEELFDVYSNSTISDDVAAGAEIKCQLSFQDVQITDESLIVTQTYSSTAESLTENSTELVTTTEATETDILNSGNGVTPYWIVLLLALFVY, from the exons ATGTTGCGTTTTGGATTGCTATTGTTACTTGTCACAG tAAGTAAACAACTGTCAATATCGGACTTTAATGTACAAAGTCCAGTAAAAAAAGGGGATGATGTACTTCTGCAATGTCGATATAAATTAGATCAAGGTGAATCTGATAAAGCGTTATTTGTCAAATGGTGGTTCACCCCCATGAATGGCAGCAGCGATGATAGAAGCCAAATCTACCAAAGAATAGTAGGCCATGATCCTGTTTCAATTCATCACGATATga AAATAGTGGAAAATGACGACATTTTATTGCTGAACGTTTCAGTGAAGGACTCTGGAACGTACGAATGTGAAGTTTCTAATATAGAGGAAGTTCGCTTATATCGAGATTTAATAGTCTATA CAACTGGCAGTGGTGTCGAACTGGATATTTCAAGAACGGAAGATGGTCCCGATGAAGATGAAGACGAAGATGTTGTGATCATGTGTTATGCGACTGATGTTTCGCCGTATCCTGACCTCACTGTTACTGTAAATGG AGACGCTATAAATTCGTCAAAGGCTGTAATAACGAATCCAGAAGAATTGTTCGACGTCTATAGCAACAGTACGATTAGCGACGACGTGGCCGCCGGAGCTGAGATTAAATGCCAACTTTCGTTTCAAGACGTGCAAATTACAGACGAATCACTAATCGTCACCCAAACCTACAGCAGCACTG CTGAGTCTCTGACGGAGAATTCCACAGAATTGGTTACTACTACGGAGGCCACTGAAACCGATATATTAAACT cTGGGAATGGCGTCACACCATACTGGATAGTACTTCTCCTTGCactgtttgtttattga
- the LOC119834590 gene encoding fibroblast growth factor receptor substrate 2, with protein sequence MGCFQSKKEISDLHPNIFRVVNIDENGVDLCSGQLEITESNIILYREGRDSTVWPLHSLRRYGFEGDLFSFESGRRCETGEGIYAFRCRRASFLFRTLQQQIQLRNVVNDSVPYPVSRITPSPQNRQTLQATVVHRSSVDNGQADPMLNNNMSNTAMPPLPRNPAPRSPSSADILEVMPLYPRSQTNTQATNVYQVRDFKREHNNNQAESGMERHVYTNDLNRDLAMLRKTLRREMALIAIRDIEDETRFLEGRYMENDTDTTKKTSNQASPNKPNNTIKPDNDALSPATSHTSEQYAQLNVEHRGAARLYVNVAPNDNLPLENKNDQPPITPVTPVTPRPVEYCNLTIGSNPEVNTYANLMIGEISDSMKNVKHDHHHKFSESDTFTSMSPVEELEVNYAVLDIDTNKETLKTDVAAASPESQSYNSSKNESTASYSSHARSRMVSQNSIDKSSSTNAVPSLPMASIGYTTIDFDKTVALTSVAAAADANLDACRKSRHNSCIMVSNSSDKK encoded by the exons ATGGGGTGCTTTCAaagcaaaaaagaaatatcagACTTGCATCCTAATATATTTCGCGTCGTCAATATTGATGAAAATGGTGTAGATTTGTGTTCTGGTCAATTGGAAATCACagaatcaaatataatactcTATAGAGAAGGAAGAGACTCTACAGTATGGCCCCTTCATTCCTTAAGAAGATATGGTTTTGAAGGAGATTTATTCAGCTTTGAATCag gaagAAGATGTGAAACTGGTGAAGGAATCTATGCCTTTAGATGCCGTAGAGCATCCTTTCTCTTCCGTACATTGCAACAACAAATTCAGTTAAGAAATGTTGTTAATGATTCAGTTCCTTATCCAGTTTCAAGGATTACTCCATCACCCCAAAATCGGCAGACTCTTCAAGCCACTGTTGTTCATCGATCTTCAGTGGATAATGGCCAAGCTGATCCTatgttaaacaataatatgtcAAACACAGCTATGCCTCCCCTGCCCCGCAATCCAGCACCAAGATCACCATCAAGTGCAGATATTCTTGAAGTAATGCCTCTATATCCTCGTTCTCAAACAAACACTCAAGCAACAAATGTCTATCAAGTCAGAGATTTCAAAAGAGAGCATAACAATAACCAAGCTGAAAGTGGAATGGAACGACATGTATAcacaaatgatttaaatagaGATTTGGCAATGTTAAGGAAGACTTTAAGACGTGAAATGGCTTTAATTGCTATAAGGGATATTGAAGATGAAACACGATTTCTTGAGGGACGATACATGGAGAATGACACAGATACTACAAAAAAGACTTCAAACCAGGCTTCTCCTAATAAACCAAACAATACCATAAAGCCTGACAATGATGCATTATCACCAGCAACTAGCCATACTAGTGAACAGTATGCACAATTAAATGTGGAACATCGAGGAGCAGCCAGATTATATGTGAATGTTGCCCCAAATGATAACCTTcctttagaaaataaaaacgaccAGCCACCTATAACACCTGTTACACCAGTCACACCTAGACCAGTGGAGTATTGTAATTTAACTATTGGCTCTAATCCAGAAGTCAATACATATGCAAATCTTATGATTGGTGAAATTTCTGATAGCATGAAAAATGTGAAGCATGACCATCACCACAAATTTTCAGAATCCGATACATTTACATCTATGTCACCTGTTGAAGAGCTGGAAGTGAACTATGCAGTATTGGATATAGATACTAATAAAGAAACACTAAAAACTGATGTTGCAGCAGCTAGCCCTGAGAGTCAGTCATATAATAGTTCGAAAAATGAAAGTACTGCTTCTTATTCATCACATGCCCGAAGCCGAATGGTTTCACAAAATAGTATTGACAAAAGTTCAAGTACTAATGCTGTCCCCTCATTGCCAATGGCAAGCATTGGTTATACAACCATTGACTTTGATAAAACTGTAGCGTTGACATCAGTAGCCGCAGCAGCTGATGCTAATTTGGATGCTTGTCGTAAAAGTAGACACAATTCGTGCATAATGGTTTCTAATTCTTCAGATAAAAAGtaa